The Eleutherodactylus coqui strain aEleCoq1 chromosome 6, aEleCoq1.hap1, whole genome shotgun sequence genome window below encodes:
- the SOCS4 gene encoding suppressor of cytokine signaling 4, whose translation MAENIEEKLGDLDVRPKSSRSRSADRKDGYVWSGKKLSWSNKSGHLADGDAVCDTDKAEGSSRSQEIKHSCSSIELDLDRSCGQKLLGRSLKQKLQDAVGQCFPIKMCSSRHQSVLSSKRKIHISELMLDKCPFPPKSDLAYRWHFIKRHTVPVSQPHTQYVVKDSPKVELLAMADGEEDSMSEEQVLSCEVNIGTVESVTTKALRSNKEDSDIDSDDEVLTICASSRKRNKPKWEPDDEIFLAATPPKYHTQIDYVHCLVPDLFQINNNSCYWGVMDRYAAEALLEGKPEGTFLLRDSAQEDYLFSVSFRRYSRSLHARIEQWNHNFSFDAHDPCVFHAPNITCLLEHYKDPSSCMFFEPLLSSPLHRTFPFSLQHISRTVICSSTNYDGIDALPVPSSMKLYLKEYHYKSKVRVRRVDIPERHHK comes from the coding sequence ATGGCTGAAAACATTGAGGAGAAGCTTGGTGATCTTGATGTCAGGCCAAAGAGTAGTCGTAGTCGCAGTGCAGACCGGAAAGATGGATACGTTTGGAGTGGGAAGAAGCTTTCCTGGTCAAATAAAAGCGGCCACTTAGCTGATGGGGACGCTGTGTGTGATACAGACAAGGCAGAGGGATCCTCAAGGAGCCAAGAAATAAAACACAGTTGTTCCTCCATTGAACTTGATCTAGACCGCTCATGTGGACAAAAGCTCTTAGGTCGGTCTTTGAAGCAGAAGCTACAAGACGCTGtaggtcaatgctttcctataaAGATGTGTAGCAGCCGTCACCAATCTGTATTGTCTTCCAAAAGGAAAATTCACATAAGCGAATTGATGCTGGACAAGTGCCCCTTCCCTCCCAAATCGGACCTGGCCTACAGGTGGCATTTTATTAAACGACACACTGTTCCTGTAAGCCAACCACACACTCAGTATGTGGTTAAAGACTCTCCTAAGGTAGAACTTCTTGCCATGGCTGATGGGGAGGAGGACAGTATGTCTGAGGAACAGGTCCTGTCTTGTGAGGTAAATATAGGCACAGTCGAATCAGTCACCACCAAAGCCTTAAGGAGCAATAAAGAGGACAGCGATATTGACTCAGACGATGAAGTCCTCACAATTTGTGCAAGTTCTCGAAAGAGGAACAAACCCAAATGGGAGCCAGATGATGAGATATTTCTGGCCGCAACCCCACCTAAATATCACACCCAGATAGATTATGTCCATTGTCTCGTTCCAGACTTGTTCCAAATCAATAATAACTCATGCTACTGGGGAGTTATGGATAGATATGCAGCAGAGGCCCTATTAGAAGGAAAGCCGGAAGGGACATTTTTACTACGGGACTCTGCACAggaagattacttgttttctgtAAGTTTCAGACGTTATAGCCGTTCCCTCCATGCCAGGATTGAGCAGTGGAATCATAACTTTAGCTTCGATGCCCATGATCCATGCGTGTTCCACGCACCCAATATCACATGTTTGTTGGAGCATTACAAAGACCCTAGTTCCTGTATGTTCTTCGAACCCCTTCTCTCCAGCCCTTTGCACAGGACATTCCCCTTTTCCCTCCAGCACATATCGAGAACTGTTATTTGCAGCTCCACAAACTACGATGGCATTGATGCCCTCCCAGTTCCATCTTCCATGAAACTTTACCTAAAGGAATATCATTACAAATCTAAAGTGCGTGTCCGCCGGGTTGACATACCAGAAAGGCATCATAAGTGA